In the genome of Ictalurus furcatus strain D&B chromosome 13, Billie_1.0, whole genome shotgun sequence, one region contains:
- the socs5a gene encoding suppressor of cytokine signaling 5a: protein MEKVGKVWSNLKRGCQSLLHQDGSSRGETQPQTHTFCQSVDQTQGESTPELANLSTHPVVSRRVNGSAIHRGHNCVADVPQILEITVEQDSEDGCPPLGARRDSYSRHAPWSGKKRHSCSTKAQSSLETADRRSGRSRRRHLANSSRDEPDPGLPRSLRQQLHETMGLCLPLRLSSRGTHSRVPKRKIQITELMLETCPFPPGSDLARKWHLIKQHTAPVTATAVDCSTDSPNAACASPEDEEERLRERRRLSIEEGVDPPPDAQIHTVETITAPLATVYKLGPKLAPGTGEALGESRGATAADCDSEDDDTTTLCLQARRPKQRHNSAEGLLGGKQPGPWKVHTQIDYIHCLVPDLMQITALPCYWGVMDRYEAEALLDGRPEGTFLLRDSAQEDYLFSVSFRRYGRSLHARIEQWNHNFSFDAHDPCVFHAATVTALLEHYKDPSACMFFEPLLTLPLHRTSPFGLQTLARAVICRGTTYDSIAALPLPPVLQDYLREYHYKQRVRVRWLERELLKAK, encoded by the coding sequence ATGGAGAAGGTAGGCAAGGTGTGGAGCAACCTAAAGAGGGGATGTCAGTCTCTGCTCCACCAAGATGGAAGTTCCCGTGGGGAAACGCAACCTCAGACACATACGTTTTGTCAGAGTGTGGACCAGACCCAGGGAGAGAGCACACCGGAACTCGCCAACCTGTCGACACATCCTGTAGTGTCACGGAGGGTTAATGGCAGCGCCATACATCGGGGTCATAACTGCGTGGCAGATGTGCCTCAGATACTGGAGATCACAGTTGAGCAGGACAGTGAAGATGGGTGCCCTCCCCTGGGTGCCCGCAGAGACTCCTATTCACGTCACGCACCTTGGAGTGGCAAGAAGAGGCACTCATGCTCTACCAAGGCACAGAGTTCCCTGGAGACCGCAGACCGACGGAGTGGCCGCTCCCGCCGGAGACACCTAGCAAATAGCAGCAGGGATGAACCAGACCCAGGACTACCACGCTCACTGCGCCAGCAGCTCCATGAAACAATGGGCCTGTGCCTCCCTCTGCGTCTGTCATCACGCGGCACCCACTCACGGGTGCCCAAGCGCAAGATCCAGATCACCGAGCTAATGCTGGAAACATGCCCCTTCCCTCCTGGCTCTGATCTTGCTCGTAAATGGCACCTCATCAAACAGCATACAGCCCCTGTTACAGCTACAGCAGTGGATTGCTCCACGGACTCCCCTAATGCTGCTTGTGCATCCCCAGAGGATGAGGAAGAACGTCTACGTGAACGACGAAGGCTCAGTATAGAAGAGGGAGTGGATCCACCTCCTGATGCTCAGATACACACCGTAGAGACTATTACAGCTCCATTGGCTACAGTCTACAAGCTGGGACCTAAACTAGCTCCTGGGACAGGGGAGGCCTTGGGTGAGAGCCGGGGAGCCACGGCAGCCGACTGTGACTCTGAAGATGATGACACCACCACTCTTTGTTTGCAGGCCCGCCGTCCCAAGCAGCGCCATAATTCAGCAGAGGGCCTCCTGGGCGGAAAGCAGCCAGGGCCCTGGAAAGTGCACACACAGATTGACTACATACACTGCCTAGTGCCAGACCTGATGCAGATCACAGCTCTACCTTGCTACTGGGGTGTAATGGACCGGTACGAGGCTGAAGCACTGCTCGACGGCCGGCCTGAGGGCACCTTTCTGCTGCGCGACTCTGCCCAGGAGGACTATCTGTTTTCCGTTAGTTTTCGTCGTTATGGTCGCTCGTTGCATGCACGTATTGAACAGTGGAACCACAACTTCAGCTTTGATGCCCACGACCCCTGTGTGTTCCATGCAGCCACAGTCACAGCACTGCTGGAGCACTACAAGGACCCCAGCGCCTGCATGTTCTTCGAGCCTCTGCTCACTTTGCCCCTTCACCGGACTTCTCCATTTGGCCTGCAGACCCTGGCTCGGGCCGTCATCTGCCGTGGGACCACCTACGACAGCATTGCAGCACTACCTTTACCCCCAGTGCTGCAAGACTACCTCAGGGAGTATCATTACAAGCAAAGGGTGCGGGTGCGCTGGCTGGAGCGAGAGCTGCTCAAGGCCAAGTGA